The Pseudomonas chlororaphis subsp. piscium genome contains the following window.
CCGGAAATGAACGGTTTGTTGCGCGATATGGAAAACACCGAGCGCAGCGGTCAATGCAACCATGGCCGACCGACCTGGACCCAGCTGGGCCTGGACGATCTGGACAAACTCTTCTTGCGCGGTCGTTGATGAGCCAGCTTCCCCCAGCGATCTTCCTGATGGGCCCGACTGCCGCTGGCAAGACCGACCTGGCCATCGAACTCACCAAGGTTCTGCCTTGCGAGCTGATCAGCGTCGATTCGGCGCTGGTCTACCGTGGCATGGACATAGGCACCGCCAAGCCTTCCAAGGAAATCCTGGCCGAATTTCCGCACCGCCTGATCGATATCCTCGACCCGGCCGAGAGCTATTCGGCGGCGGATTTCCGTACCGACGCGCTGGCGGCGATGGCCGATATCACCGCGCGTGGCAAGATTCCGCTGCTGGTAGGCGGCACGATGCTCTATTACAAGGCTTTGCTCGAAGGCCTGGCAGACATGCCTCCGGCCGACCCACAGGTTCGCGCCGAGCTGGAAGAAGAAGCTGCGCGCCTTGGCTGGCAGGCCCTGCACGACCAACTGGCGGCAATCGACCCAGAATCGGCGGCGCGGATTCATCCCAATGATCCGCAGCGCCTGACCCGGGCGCTGGAAGTCTATCGGGTCAGCGGCCTGAGCATGACCGCCCACAGACTGCGACAATCTGCGCAAAGTACTGAAGCAGCCGCTTCGGGACGGGGACAATTGCCCTATACTGTCGCGAACTTGGCCATTGCCCCGGCAAACCGTCAGGTACTGCATGAGCGTATTGCACAAAGATTCACAATTATGTTGGAACAGGGATTCGTCGACGAGGTCGTAGCTCTGCGTTCTAGAAGTGACCTGCATGCCGGGTTGCCGTCTATACGTGCTGTAGGCTACCGACAGGCCTGGGATCATCTGGATGGCAAGCTGACATTCGCCGAGATGCAGGAGCGCGGCATCATTGCCACGCGCCAATTGGCGAAGCGCCAGTTCACCTGGTTACGCAGCTGGGCTGATTTACACTGGCTGGACAGCCTGGATTGCGACAATCTGCCACGCGCCTTGAAATACCTGGGAACGGTCTCCATATTGAGCTGAGTCCTTGCAATTGCCGTCTATCCTTGGGGGTGGGGCGGTTTTAGCCATCTGTTTTCCGATTTTTTATTATTGATCCTTAAAGGAGTGCGGCACATGTCAAAAGGGCATTCGCTACAAGACCCTTACTTGAATACTTTACGTAAAGAGAAAGTTGGGGTTTCCATCTATCTGGTCAACGGGATCAAGCTGCAAGGTACGATCGAGTCTTTCGACCAGTTCGTTATCCTGCTGAAGAACACCGTCAGCCAAATGGTTTACAAGCACGCTATCTCGACAGTGGTACCGGTTCGTCCAATTCGCCTGCCTAGCGCATCCGAATCCGAACAGGGTGACGCTGAGCCAGGTAACGCCTGATAGGAGTCTCCTTTGTTCTTTGAGCGCCACGGTGGTGGTGAACGTGCAATTCTCGTTCACTTGGATGGTCAGGACCCTGAGGCGCGCGAAGATCCGCAGGAGTTTCAGGAGTTGGCAATATCGGCCGGCGCCGAGACCGTCGCGTTTGTTAACGTGCCGCGTCATCGGCCAACC
Protein-coding sequences here:
- the miaA gene encoding tRNA (adenosine(37)-N6)-dimethylallyltransferase MiaA, with product MSQLPPAIFLMGPTAAGKTDLAIELTKVLPCELISVDSALVYRGMDIGTAKPSKEILAEFPHRLIDILDPAESYSAADFRTDALAAMADITARGKIPLLVGGTMLYYKALLEGLADMPPADPQVRAELEEEAARLGWQALHDQLAAIDPESAARIHPNDPQRLTRALEVYRVSGLSMTAHRLRQSAQSTEAAASGRGQLPYTVANLAIAPANRQVLHERIAQRFTIMLEQGFVDEVVALRSRSDLHAGLPSIRAVGYRQAWDHLDGKLTFAEMQERGIIATRQLAKRQFTWLRSWADLHWLDSLDCDNLPRALKYLGTVSILS
- the hfq gene encoding RNA chaperone Hfq; the encoded protein is MSKGHSLQDPYLNTLRKEKVGVSIYLVNGIKLQGTIESFDQFVILLKNTVSQMVYKHAISTVVPVRPIRLPSASESEQGDAEPGNA